Below is a window of Mycobacterium dioxanotrophicus DNA.
GCGACCCTCACCGGACTGGAATTCGTCGCACAACCACCGCCGGATCCGAACCTGCCGATCGACACCATCGTCATCCCGGGCGGTGTGGGCGCCGACACCGCCCGCGCCAATCCAGCTGTCATCGACTGGATCAGAACCGCGGCGCCGCACGCCCGTCGCGTCGTCACGGTGTGCACCGGCGCCTTCATCGCCGCCCAGGCCGGGTTGCTCGACGGATGCCCGGCCACCACCCACTGGTCCTCGGCCGGCCGACTAGCCGAGGAATTCCCCACCGTGGCGGTCGATCCCGAGCCGATCTTCGTCCGCAGCTCCGAAAGTGTGTGGACGGCAGCCGGGGTCACCTCGGGCATCGATCTGGCGCTCAAGCTGGTCGAGGACGACTTCGGCACCGACGTCGCCCAGACCGTCGCCCGCTGGCTGGTGCTCTACCTACGGCGTCCGGGCGGGCAGACGCAGTTCGCCGCCCCGGTGTGGATGCCGCGCGCCAAACGAGAACCGATCCGCGATGTGCAGGAGGCCATCGAGGCCCAACCCGGTGGTGCGCACAGCATCGCCGAGCTCGCACGGCGCGCCGCCATGAGCCCACGGCACTTCACCCGGGTGTTCACCGATGAGGTCGGTGAGGCGCCGGGTGCCTACGTCGAGCGGATTCGCACCGATGCCGCGCGGCGTCAACTCGAGGAGACCGACGA
It encodes the following:
- a CDS encoding GlxA family transcriptional regulator — protein: MTRSVVILGYAGVQALDLVGPFDVFTGATLHLASRGRVDDGYTAALVSIDGQPVATLTGLEFVAQPPPDPNLPIDTIVIPGGVGADTARANPAVIDWIRTAAPHARRVVTVCTGAFIAAQAGLLDGCPATTHWSSAGRLAEEFPTVAVDPEPIFVRSSESVWTAAGVTSGIDLALKLVEDDFGTDVAQTVARWLVLYLRRPGGQTQFAAPVWMPRAKREPIRDVQEAIEAQPGGAHSIAELARRAAMSPRHFTRVFTDEVGEAPGAYVERIRTDAARRQLEETDDTVTVIATRCGFGTAETMRRNFVRRIGISPDQYRKTFA